In Cyanobacteria bacterium FACHB-DQ100, one genomic interval encodes:
- a CDS encoding AAA family ATPase: MSYYISPRFLDKLSVHITKNFLSLPNVKAPLILGIHGRKGEGKSFQCDLVFERMGIEAVYMSAGELESPDAGDPARLIRLRYREAGEYVKVRGKMAVLLINDFDAGAGRVDQFTQYTVNTQLVHGTLMNIADNPTNVQLPGSYDSEPTQRIPIILTGNDFSTLYAPLTRDGRMDKFFWEPDRADRVGIVAGIFEVDQVAKSDIEKLVDQFPDQAIDFYGALRSRLYDEQIRRLIEDVGIDRISQRVVNSNDRPPEFRKPDFSLSHLIEVGTAMVREQKRLQELRLVEEYNQTVHNRGLGEIKIAPQPVHNGATVAEPVRVSSYNGQPSSNRLTPEIVSEVNRILGQGQRLGIEVVDARRFRTNSWNCYGMFEGDGAAAISALESCLDENQKNYVRIVGIRDRQRVIETIVHRPSH, translated from the coding sequence ATGAGTTACTACATTTCTCCCCGCTTCCTCGATAAGTTATCCGTTCACATCACCAAGAATTTTCTATCCTTGCCGAATGTGAAAGCACCGTTGATTCTGGGAATTCACGGGCGCAAGGGCGAAGGGAAATCGTTTCAGTGCGATCTGGTGTTCGAGCGGATGGGAATCGAAGCCGTTTATATGTCGGCTGGAGAGTTAGAAAGTCCAGATGCGGGTGATCCGGCGCGATTGATTCGACTGCGGTATCGAGAGGCAGGGGAATATGTAAAAGTGCGCGGCAAAATGGCGGTTTTGCTGATTAATGATTTTGATGCGGGTGCGGGACGAGTGGATCAGTTCACTCAGTACACGGTGAATACGCAATTGGTACATGGAACGCTGATGAATATTGCGGATAATCCGACGAATGTTCAGCTTCCGGGCAGTTATGATTCTGAGCCGACGCAGCGAATTCCAATTATTCTGACCGGAAATGATTTCTCGACGTTGTACGCTCCATTGACACGCGATGGGCGGATGGATAAGTTTTTCTGGGAACCCGATCGCGCTGATCGCGTTGGGATTGTGGCCGGAATTTTTGAAGTCGATCAGGTTGCAAAGAGCGACATTGAGAAATTAGTCGATCAGTTTCCGGATCAAGCGATCGATTTCTATGGCGCACTGCGGTCGCGGCTTTACGATGAGCAAATTCGTCGCTTAATTGAAGACGTGGGAATTGATCGCATTTCTCAGCGAGTGGTCAACAGTAACGATCGTCCACCAGAATTCCGCAAACCAGATTTCAGTTTGTCCCATCTAATCGAAGTCGGAACAGCAATGGTACGCGAACAGAAACGACTTCAAGAATTGCGATTAGTTGAGGAGTACAATCAAACCGTTCACAATCGTGGACTCGGTGAAATTAAGATTGCACCGCAACCTGTTCATAATGGTGCAACGGTTGCGGAACCTGTTCGAGTGAGCAGTTACAACGGTCAGCCTTCGAGTAATCGATTGACTCCTGAAATTGTGAGCGAAGTGAATCGCATTTTGGGACAGGGACAACGGCTCGGAATTGAAGTGGTCGATGCCCGACGGTTTAGAACGAATTCTTGGAACTGTTACGGGATGTTTGAAGGGGATGGAGCGGCGGCAATTTCTGCATTGGAATCTTGTTTAGATGAGAATCAGAAGAATTACGTGCGGATTGTGGGAATTCGCGATCGACAAAGAGTGATTGAAACGATCGTGCATCGACCGAGCCATTGA
- a CDS encoding DUF29 domain-containing protein, with amino-acid sequence MSTELKTSQKSLYETDFVKWAETTAEQLRTQNYACVDWQNLLEEIEDMSRWERKSLKSNLIVILLHLLKWQYQPEYRSGSWRGSIREHRRRVNDDLKDSPSLVPYLQEVFAEFYTNAREQAADETGFPLEAFPMNCPYLPEQVMNSEYLPD; translated from the coding sequence ATGTCAACTGAATTAAAAACTAGCCAAAAAAGTCTTTACGAAACCGATTTCGTTAAATGGGCTGAGACGACAGCAGAACAATTGCGAACTCAAAATTATGCTTGTGTCGATTGGCAAAACCTGCTCGAAGAAATCGAAGATATGTCCAGATGGGAGCGGAAAAGCCTGAAAAGCAATCTCATCGTGATTCTGCTCCATCTTCTGAAATGGCAATATCAACCAGAGTACCGGAGTGGCAGTTGGCGAGGCAGTATTCGCGAACATCGTCGGCGCGTGAACGATGACTTGAAAGATTCACCGAGCCTAGTTCCCTATCTTCAAGAAGTCTTTGCAGAATTCTATACGAATGCTCGTGAACAGGCAGCAGATGAAACAGGGTTTCCGTTGGAAGCTTTTCCCATGAATTGCCCTTATCTTCCTGAGCAGGTCATGAATTCTGAGTATCTGCCAGATTGA
- a CDS encoding alpha/beta hydrolase, which yields MQQLNKTQFYQWNQFRCAYDFHEGQGVPLLLIHPIGVGLSRQFWNRFIQTWQPNPIYNPDLLGCGESDMPRIAYAPIDWARQLQYFLQTVIKTPAIVIAQGALSPVAIDLAAIESDLVKAIVLSGSPAMSLLSRDTSERSHRIAWNVFDSPFGNGFYRYARRTEFLKRFSIRQLFADEAQVDSEWLSMLKQGAEDLESRHAVFAFLSSFWRQDYTERIAKIHQPVLAVFGDQASSISREGKGEKVSDRLDDYLEKFPNAKGVIIPGRNVLPYESTKEFVESIEGFVRSNT from the coding sequence ATGCAGCAATTAAACAAAACACAGTTTTATCAATGGAATCAGTTTCGGTGTGCGTATGATTTTCACGAAGGTCAGGGCGTTCCGTTGCTATTGATTCACCCGATTGGAGTTGGACTTTCACGGCAGTTTTGGAACCGATTCATTCAAACTTGGCAACCGAACCCGATCTACAATCCGGATCTACTTGGATGCGGTGAATCGGATATGCCGCGAATTGCTTATGCGCCGATCGATTGGGCGCGTCAACTGCAATACTTTTTGCAAACGGTGATCAAAACGCCTGCGATCGTCATTGCTCAAGGCGCATTGTCTCCGGTTGCGATCGACCTTGCCGCGATTGAGTCGGATTTAGTTAAAGCGATCGTTCTAAGCGGCTCTCCTGCGATGTCGCTGTTGAGCCGAGACACTTCAGAGCGATCGCATCGAATTGCCTGGAATGTGTTCGATTCTCCATTCGGAAATGGATTTTATCGCTATGCCCGTCGGACTGAATTTCTCAAGCGATTTTCGATTCGGCAATTGTTTGCTGATGAAGCTCAGGTTGATTCTGAATGGTTATCAATGTTGAAACAAGGTGCGGAAGATTTAGAAAGTCGTCATGCAGTGTTCGCCTTTTTATCGAGCTTTTGGCGGCAAGATTACACAGAAAGAATTGCGAAAATTCATCAGCCTGTTTTAGCAGTATTTGGGGATCAAGCTTCGAGTATTAGTCGCGAAGGGAAAGGGGAAAAGGTGAGCGATCGACTAGATGATTATTTAGAAAAATTTCCCAATGCTAAGGGAGTAATCATTCCTGGTCGAAATGTTTTGCCTTACGAATCAACAAAGGAATTTGTGGAGAGTATTGAGGGGTTTGTGCGATCGAATACCTAA
- a CDS encoding 2'-5' RNA ligase family protein: MNTESLFFIALLPTLEIQQYANEVKSYFDQHYASCHAFKSPPHITLQPPFRWQHDRFPILNESIATFGRSHAAIPITLNGFGAFPPRVIYINVERTEALRTLHREFIEHLETSIALVDPKEKSRPYAPHMTVAFRDLTKQNFKLAWQEFKERSLHFEFTASHLTLLKHEGQRWQIHAKYPLKEEE, encoded by the coding sequence ATGAACACAGAGTCACTTTTCTTTATCGCGCTACTTCCCACATTAGAGATTCAACAGTATGCCAATGAAGTTAAATCGTATTTTGATCAGCATTATGCGAGTTGCCACGCATTCAAATCACCGCCGCACATTACGCTACAACCTCCGTTTCGATGGCAGCACGATCGCTTCCCAATCCTGAATGAATCGATCGCAACCTTTGGCCGATCTCACGCTGCCATCCCAATCACCCTCAATGGATTTGGAGCTTTTCCGCCGCGCGTCATTTACATCAACGTCGAGCGAACCGAGGCACTCCGGACACTTCATCGGGAATTCATTGAGCATCTAGAAACGTCGATCGCGCTGGTTGATCCGAAAGAAAAATCTCGCCCGTATGCCCCTCATATGACAGTTGCATTTCGGGATTTAACCAAGCAGAATTTTAAGCTGGCGTGGCAAGAATTTAAGGAGCGATCGCTCCATTTCGAGTTCACAGCATCCCATCTCACGCTGCTAAAACACGAGGGGCAGCGCTGGCAAATTCATGCCAAGTACCCTTTGAAAGAGGAGGAATAA
- the corA gene encoding magnesium/cobalt transporter CorA, whose protein sequence is MVGKHLQPTSFIVQPDDDRSIDYHYHAPGTIPGTLTIPKNAEPPVIVLIDYSNDKSVRLQIEEPEQCAPYLDTESVSWVDVKGLGSEDILLRLGRVFSLHPLVLEDVVNVPQRPKVEEYEDQILIVTRMVVLKKSGSGFHSEQVSFILGKHYLLTVQEEPEHDCFEMVRDRIRAAKGTICKRKADYLAYALLDAIIDSFFPILEVYGEEIEALEDEVVSSPTRQTLEKIHGIKRELLTLRRSIWPLRDAINSLVRDSSSELISDDVKIYLRDCYDHTVQVLDMVETYRELASSLMDVYLSSVSNRMNEIMKVLTVISTIFIPLTFVAGIYGMNFNTETSPFNMPELNWYWGYPLCLAVMIAIALGLVYFFKRKGWFEDFSTTVKK, encoded by the coding sequence ATGGTGGGAAAGCACCTTCAGCCTACAAGTTTCATCGTTCAGCCCGACGATGACCGTTCGATCGATTATCACTACCATGCTCCAGGCACAATCCCCGGCACGCTGACTATTCCCAAAAATGCGGAGCCTCCCGTTATTGTCTTGATCGACTACAGCAACGACAAAAGCGTCCGGCTCCAGATCGAAGAGCCAGAACAATGTGCGCCTTATCTCGATACAGAGTCGGTTTCCTGGGTGGATGTGAAGGGATTAGGCAGCGAAGATATTCTCCTGAGGTTGGGGCGCGTTTTTAGTCTACATCCGCTGGTTTTAGAGGATGTGGTGAATGTGCCACAGCGCCCGAAGGTTGAGGAGTACGAAGATCAGATTTTGATCGTCACTCGCATGGTTGTTTTGAAAAAATCAGGTTCAGGGTTTCACTCAGAGCAAGTGAGCTTTATTTTGGGCAAACACTATTTGCTGACGGTGCAGGAAGAACCGGAGCATGATTGTTTTGAGATGGTGCGCGATCGCATTCGGGCAGCAAAGGGCACGATCTGTAAGCGCAAGGCTGACTATCTTGCCTATGCGCTCCTCGATGCCATTATCGATAGCTTCTTTCCCATTCTTGAAGTTTACGGTGAAGAAATCGAAGCCCTCGAAGATGAGGTAGTTTCCAGCCCCACCCGCCAAACTTTAGAAAAGATTCATGGTATTAAGCGAGAATTGCTCACGCTACGCCGATCGATTTGGCCTCTGCGCGATGCCATCAATTCTCTGGTTCGTGATAGTAGCTCTGAGTTAATCAGCGACGATGTGAAAATTTACCTGCGTGATTGCTACGATCACACGGTTCAAGTTCTCGACATGGTGGAAACCTATCGAGAATTAGCGTCTAGCTTGATGGATGTGTATCTCTCGTCGGTGAGCAATCGCATGAACGAGATTATGAAGGTGTTAACGGTGATTTCAACCATCTTTATTCCGCTCACCTTTGTCGCTGGAATTTACGGAATGAATTTCAATACTGAAACATCACCGTTTAATATGCCAGAACTGAATTGGTATTGGGGATATCCGCTTTGTCTAGCGGTGATGATTGCGATCGCGCTTGGCTTGGTCTATTTTTTCAAGCGCAAAGGCTGGTTTGAGGACTTCTCCACGACCGTTAAAAAATAA
- a CDS encoding MlaE family lipid ABC transporter permease subunit, with amino-acid sequence MLNAEFETGSIPLTESPHQPSALGAWSRRLIAAIFLGGQVIVHLLLGKINRRNTVDQMAAVGPESLLIALITAMFVGAVFTIQVAREFINLGAGTAVGGVLAISLSRELAPVLTAVILAGRVGSAFAAEIGTMKVTEQIDALYMLRTDPIDYLVIPRVIACCVMLPILTLLSLVTGMAGGMVVANSLYGISNTIFLNSAKNFLSVWDICSSPIKGLVFGSMIAIIGSSWGLTTTGGAKGVGQSTTTAVVTSLLAIFIVNFFLSWLMFRGTGSALNQGL; translated from the coding sequence ATGCTTAATGCCGAGTTTGAAACAGGTAGTATCCCTTTGACTGAATCGCCTCATCAACCCTCTGCTCTCGGAGCGTGGAGCCGCCGTTTAATTGCCGCCATCTTCTTAGGAGGGCAGGTCATCGTACATCTACTGTTGGGCAAGATCAATCGTCGCAATACGGTTGATCAGATGGCAGCCGTTGGACCAGAATCGCTGCTGATTGCATTGATCACAGCAATGTTTGTGGGAGCCGTGTTCACGATTCAAGTGGCGCGTGAGTTCATTAACCTCGGTGCGGGAACAGCGGTTGGGGGAGTGTTGGCAATTTCGCTATCGCGAGAACTTGCTCCGGTATTAACCGCCGTAATTTTGGCGGGTCGGGTTGGGTCAGCGTTTGCGGCTGAAATTGGGACGATGAAAGTCACGGAGCAGATTGATGCGCTTTATATGCTCAGAACTGACCCGATCGACTATCTCGTTATCCCCCGCGTGATTGCTTGCTGCGTGATGTTGCCGATTTTGACGCTACTCTCGCTGGTGACGGGCATGGCAGGCGGAATGGTAGTGGCGAATTCACTGTATGGCATCTCGAATACGATCTTTCTCAATTCAGCTAAGAATTTCCTCAGCGTTTGGGATATTTGTAGCTCACCGATCAAGGGGTTAGTATTTGGGTCGATGATTGCGATCATTGGGTCGAGTTGGGGACTAACGACCACAGGCGGCGCGAAAGGGGTTGGACAATCGACGACAACGGCGGTTGTCACTTCACTGTTAGCAATTTTTATTGTGAATTTCTTTTTGTCGTGGCTGATGTTTCGAGGGACGGGAAGCGCTCTCAACCAAGGGCTGTAA
- a CDS encoding P-loop NTPase family protein, producing the protein MVSQVETPVFDAPHSRNLARNLSVEGLVQVFTSFHRNFFTGVMAQAMRIAGQGTPVLVVQFLKGGIGQGYDRPMQLSQNLDWIRCNMPRCIDSPQISEEEARSLLELWQHTRRVVEQNRYDLVVLDELSLALRFGFIPEAEVLDFLRTRPRHVDVILTGPEMPDALLDVADQITELRRTHQP; encoded by the coding sequence ATGGTTTCGCAAGTTGAAACACCTGTGTTTGATGCTCCACATTCAAGAAATCTGGCGCGCAATCTGAGTGTGGAAGGATTGGTGCAGGTGTTTACTTCGTTTCATCGCAATTTTTTTACAGGTGTGATGGCGCAGGCGATGCGGATTGCAGGACAGGGAACCCCAGTTCTAGTGGTGCAGTTTCTCAAAGGGGGCATCGGGCAGGGCTACGATCGACCGATGCAGCTTAGCCAAAATCTCGATTGGATTCGGTGCAATATGCCACGCTGCATTGATTCACCGCAGATTAGCGAGGAAGAAGCACGATCGTTGTTAGAGCTCTGGCAACATACGCGGCGGGTCGTCGAGCAAAATCGCTACGATCTTGTGGTGCTGGATGAGTTGAGTTTGGCGCTTCGCTTCGGGTTTATTCCGGAGGCGGAAGTGCTAGATTTCTTGCGAACTCGTCCGCGTCATGTCGATGTGATTTTGACAGGGCCTGAGATGCCCGACGCGCTTTTAGATGTAGCGGATCAAATTACGGAACTGCGTCGCACTCATCAACCCTAA
- a CDS encoding dCTP deaminase: MIKNDTWITQMAQEGMIAPFEPQLVRRIHGLPVISYGLSSYGYDLRLSPSEFRIFRHIPGTVVDPKNFSDANLEPAPLHQDDNGSFFILPAHSYGLGVALERLEVPDNVTVICIGKSTYARIGLIANLTPAEAGWRGHLTLEFSNSSSADCRIYANEGIVQLLFLEGAPCAVSYNDRRGKYQDQVERVTLARV, translated from the coding sequence ATGATCAAGAACGATACCTGGATTACGCAAATGGCGCAGGAAGGCATGATTGCGCCGTTTGAACCTCAGCTTGTACGACGAATTCATGGACTGCCTGTGATTTCGTATGGGTTAAGCAGCTACGGCTATGATTTGCGCCTGTCTCCGTCTGAGTTTCGGATTTTTAGACATATTCCTGGCACGGTTGTTGATCCGAAGAATTTTAGCGATGCGAACTTAGAGCCTGCACCGTTACATCAAGATGATAATGGTAGCTTCTTTATTCTGCCTGCTCATTCCTATGGATTAGGCGTTGCATTGGAACGATTGGAAGTGCCGGATAACGTGACAGTGATTTGTATCGGAAAATCCACTTATGCGCGGATTGGACTGATTGCAAACTTGACTCCGGCAGAAGCAGGTTGGAGAGGACATTTAACATTAGAGTTCTCGAATTCATCGAGTGCAGATTGCCGGATTTATGCCAATGAAGGGATTGTGCAGTTATTGTTCCTTGAGGGTGCGCCTTGTGCTGTGAGTTACAACGATCGACGCGGCAAATATCAAGATCAAGTCGAACGGGTTACGCTGGCACGAGTTTAA
- a CDS encoding XisI protein: MESVERYRKIIQKLLGDRAARSQRSNSQVEAQTIFDTERDHYQLVYVGWRRNGDRDYGCLIHLDLKEGKIWIQYDGTEGGIAQELVEQGVPKEDIVLGFHPPSVRKLTEFAVG; encoded by the coding sequence ATGGAATCTGTAGAGCGATATCGAAAAATTATTCAAAAGTTATTAGGCGATCGGGCTGCCCGATCACAACGTTCTAATTCTCAAGTTGAAGCTCAGACAATTTTTGATACTGAGCGCGACCATTATCAGCTTGTCTATGTGGGTTGGAGACGGAACGGCGATCGGGATTATGGATGCTTAATTCATCTTGATCTAAAAGAGGGCAAAATCTGGATTCAATACGATGGAACTGAAGGCGGAATTGCTCAAGAGCTTGTAGAACAGGGCGTTCCAAAGGAAGACATTGTTTTGGGGTTTCACCCGCCCTCAGTTCGGAAGTTGACAGAATTTGCAGTGGGATGA
- a CDS encoding NAD(P)/FAD-dependent oxidoreductase: MPADYDFVIIGYSETGIYAAIQAARKRARVALITQNCQPKIPRARVLAHFAKTIHQVSRSRPFLDFDVRSLRLDPVNRYVDAIAQSHQEFYDPAKLEGLGIELISGSGEFCCKPQTGFAVNGRILKARSYLIATDYTSAIPAFLEPSAIPFLTPDSIVTEIPKSIAIIGDDPIGVELAQLYSRLGAQVTMLIRQAHLLAIADLEAAFLVQAALEAEGIRVINTLHIRGIQQNGNQKIIEIENTTIEADEVLIAVGWQPILANLNLPAMGIQEPIQLNDRLQTVHRRVYWVAHPLQSIARYQSDVVIKNLSSLPIFKVDYDRVVQSVATDPEFAWIGLTETQAIRRYRRDVIVLRQPFHSLMQAQITGATTGLCKLIVRRDGRIVGAHIVGDGAIELIHLISLAMSENLRLQRFDRFSYASPALAEVIKNAVHEWHTLKRNNFLQDLQESYFAWQRKRVK, from the coding sequence ATGCCTGCTGACTACGATTTCGTAATCATCGGATATTCTGAGACTGGAATTTATGCGGCAATCCAAGCGGCTCGAAAACGAGCAAGAGTCGCACTGATTACGCAAAATTGTCAGCCGAAAATTCCACGCGCTCGCGTTCTCGCTCATTTTGCCAAAACGATTCATCAAGTTTCTCGATCGCGTCCATTTCTCGATTTCGATGTGCGATCGCTCCGGCTTGATCCGGTGAATCGCTATGTTGATGCGATCGCTCAATCTCATCAGGAGTTCTACGACCCTGCAAAACTGGAGGGATTAGGGATTGAGTTGATTTCAGGTTCAGGTGAGTTTTGCTGCAAGCCACAGACCGGATTTGCCGTCAATGGACGCATTCTTAAAGCGCGTTCTTACCTGATTGCCACAGACTACACATCGGCGATTCCAGCCTTTCTAGAGCCGTCTGCTATTCCATTTCTCACACCAGACTCGATCGTGACGGAAATTCCTAAATCGATCGCGATTATCGGCGATGATCCGATCGGTGTTGAGTTGGCGCAGTTGTATTCACGATTGGGCGCACAGGTAACGATGCTGATTCGGCAGGCGCATCTCCTCGCGATCGCTGATCTTGAAGCAGCGTTTCTCGTCCAAGCCGCACTCGAAGCGGAGGGAATTCGGGTGATTAATACGTTGCACATTCGAGGAATTCAGCAGAACGGAAATCAGAAAATTATTGAGATTGAGAACACAACGATCGAGGCGGATGAAGTTCTCATCGCTGTAGGTTGGCAGCCTATCTTAGCGAACTTAAATCTACCTGCAATGGGGATTCAGGAACCGATTCAACTCAACGATCGCTTACAAACTGTTCATCGACGCGTGTATTGGGTCGCTCATCCGCTGCAATCGATCGCCCGTTATCAATCAGATGTCGTGATTAAGAATCTCTCGTCGCTGCCGATTTTCAAAGTTGATTACGATCGTGTAGTTCAATCTGTTGCAACTGATCCTGAGTTCGCATGGATCGGACTAACCGAAACTCAAGCAATTCGTCGGTATCGCCGCGATGTCATCGTATTGCGGCAGCCCTTTCACTCGTTGATGCAGGCTCAAATCACTGGAGCAACAACGGGGCTATGTAAATTGATTGTGCGGCGCGATGGTCGAATTGTTGGCGCTCATATTGTTGGCGACGGTGCGATCGAACTCATTCACTTAATCTCGCTTGCAATGTCTGAGAATCTCAGGCTTCAACGCTTCGATCGTTTTTCTTATGCGTCTCCAGCACTGGCGGAAGTCATCAAAAATGCGGTTCATGAATGGCACACTTTAAAGCGAAATAACTTCCTTCAGGATTTACAGGAGAGCTATTTTGCTTGGCAGCGCAAGCGCGTCAAATAG
- a CDS encoding threonine-phosphate decarboxylase has protein sequence MVRPAHGGNLSWAAGLVGCSPAAILDFSASINPLGTPRSAIDAIQAHLPLLRDYPDPNYQQVRSMLAQIHQLSPDWILPGNGSAELLTWACWDLAEFDQTVLFTPAFGDYFRALNAFSAKVQRVSIGSNLQGSKSTGLLLNNPHNPTGKLFDRAWILEQLNQFGLVVVDEAFMDFLPPDQEQSLISEVQNYPNLVILRSLTKFYALPGLRFGYAIAHPDRLKLWQQRRDPWSVNTLAAAAAEAVLQDHEFQKQTFAWLNLARPQLFEGLKAIPGLSPLPGAANYFLVQSECSVPQLQKQLLEHDKILIRDCLSFAELGDRYFRVAVRLTSENQRLIDGLTSCLLTTIS, from the coding sequence TTGGTTCGTCCAGCGCACGGGGGAAATTTATCTTGGGCAGCAGGTCTGGTTGGCTGTTCCCCCGCTGCAATTCTTGATTTTTCTGCCAGTATCAATCCTCTGGGAACGCCTCGATCGGCAATTGATGCGATTCAAGCGCATTTGCCGCTTCTGCGGGACTATCCTGATCCGAATTATCAGCAGGTGCGATCGATGCTAGCTCAGATCCACCAGCTTTCTCCGGATTGGATTTTGCCCGGAAATGGGTCGGCAGAGTTGCTGACTTGGGCGTGTTGGGATTTAGCGGAATTTGATCAGACTGTCCTATTTACACCTGCATTTGGGGATTACTTTCGGGCGCTGAATGCCTTTAGCGCGAAGGTTCAGCGTGTGTCGATCGGTTCAAATCTGCAAGGCTCAAAATCGACTGGACTGCTGTTAAACAATCCGCACAATCCGACTGGGAAACTGTTCGATCGGGCTTGGATTCTCGAACAGCTCAATCAGTTTGGATTGGTCGTCGTGGATGAAGCGTTCATGGACTTCTTGCCGCCCGATCAAGAACAGAGTTTAATCTCGGAGGTGCAGAACTATCCGAATTTGGTGATTTTGCGATCGTTGACTAAGTTCTACGCGTTGCCAGGATTGCGATTTGGATACGCGATCGCGCATCCCGATCGCCTGAAACTTTGGCAGCAACGGCGCGATCCTTGGTCGGTGAATACTTTAGCTGCGGCTGCGGCTGAAGCCGTTTTACAGGATCACGAATTTCAAAAACAGACGTTCGCTTGGCTCAATCTAGCTCGTCCACAGCTTTTTGAAGGCTTGAAGGCGATTCCAGGACTGTCGCCGCTCCCCGGTGCTGCAAACTATTTCTTAGTCCAGTCTGAATGTTCCGTCCCACAGCTACAAAAACAATTGCTGGAACACGATAAGATTCTTATTCGAGATTGTCTCAGTTTCGCGGAACTGGGCGATCGCTATTTCCGAGTGGCAGTTCGCTTAACTTCGGAAAATCAACGTTTGATTGATGGGCTGACTTCATGCCTGCTGACTACGATTTCGTAA
- a CDS encoding HU family DNA-binding protein translates to MNKGELVDAVAEKASVTKKQADAVLSAAIETIVEAVSSGDKVTLVGFGSFESRERQAREGRNPKTGDKMEIPATRVPAFSAGKLFKEKVAPQSED, encoded by the coding sequence ATGAACAAAGGTGAACTCGTTGATGCAGTGGCAGAAAAAGCTAGTGTCACAAAAAAGCAAGCCGATGCAGTCTTGTCAGCCGCGATCGAAACGATCGTCGAAGCAGTATCATCTGGCGATAAAGTAACGTTGGTTGGGTTTGGCTCGTTTGAATCACGCGAACGTCAAGCACGGGAAGGACGTAACCCCAAAACTGGGGATAAGATGGAAATTCCTGCAACTCGCGTTCCGGCATTCTCGGCGGGCAAATTGTTCAAAGAGAAAGTCGCGCCTCAGTCAGAAGATTAA